From Malaciobacter mytili LMG 24559:
TGATTTAGAAATTGTCTTAACAAAAATAACTTCAAATTCTAAATAATTTAAAGTATATTCTTTATAAAGCTTTTTTGCATCTTTAAAGCTTAAAGATGTGCCACCACTAACTCCTGAGTTTTTAATATAATCAAAAAGTTTCTTTTTGTTTTCAAATTCTACATTATAATTATATACTTCAAATTCACAATTAAAGCTATGTAAAAAAGCCTCTTTAATAGTATTTGTATCTAAAATAGGAGATTTATTCCCTGTTATAGCTTGTATTGATTTAAAAGTATTTGAAGTAAATAAAACAGCATTTATAGTATTTGTAACATTTGATAATCTTGCAACAAGTTTTTTTAAATCCTTTGACCATTGCATAGCAGAAGAAGAAATAACCATTTCAAAATTTTTATTTTCTAAAAAGTTAAAAAACTCTTCAGAATCAAAATCAAAGCAAGATATATTTATATTTTTTGCTCGTGGGTGTAATTCACACATAGAAAGGGAAAAATCAATCGCAGTATATTCACATATTTCCCAAGTAATATTTTTATATACTTGACCTGAACCACAGCCAAGTTCTAAAATAGTTTTAGGAGTTGAAGCAATCTCTCTTACAAGAGCTTTTGCAATTATTTGCTGAATTATATTATTATTGTTATAATCTTTTGCATGTTTAGTAAATTCATTTTGTACAGACATTTATTTAGATTTATCTCTTTTACATTAAGTATAGAATATAGTTAAGTATTATTTTAACTTTTTCTTAATAAGTTTTAGATAAAATATACAGCATTTTTAAAAAAGGACAACCAATATGACTTCTACACTTTTAATAGTTCAATTTGTATTAGCTATTATATTAACAATAACAGTATTGCTGCAAAAAAGTTCTAGTATTGGACTTGGAGCATATAGTGGAAGTAATGACTCACTATTTGGAGCAAAAGGACCTGGAAGCTTTTTAGCTAAAGCAACAATGGCTGTAGGCCTTTTATTTGTTATTAATACTCTTGTTTTAGGTTATATGTATAATGAACAAAGAAATAAAAGTGCTGTTGATACAGTAAAAATCAATAGCTTAATTCCTACAAAACCAGAACAAAAAGTAGAGCAAACAGCACCAGCTGCACCAACTGCACCTAGTGTTCCAGCAAGTAAATAATTATAAGAAGTAGAGAAGTATGAAATATCTACTACTTCTTATTATCTCTTATTACTATCTAAGTGCAAATGCCCATGTATTTGTATATCATAGATTTGGAGATAGTAAACATCCAAGTACAAATACTACTTTAGAAGAATTAGAAAAAGAGTTTAAATACTTTAAAGATAATGGATATAAAGTAGTAAAACTTTCACAAATTATTGAAAAAGTAAACAATAAAGAAAAAGTTCCAGATAATTGGGTAGCTTTAACTATTGATGATAGTTATAAAAGCTTTTATCAAAATGGATTAGAAATATTTAAAAAATACAATTATCCTTTTTCATTATATGTTTATGTAAAAGCAACACAGCAACAATATAGTGATTTTATGACTTGGCA
This genomic window contains:
- a CDS encoding methyltransferase domain-containing protein produces the protein MSVQNEFTKHAKDYNNNNIIQQIIAKALVREIASTPKTILELGCGSGQVYKNITWEICEYTAIDFSLSMCELHPRAKNINISCFDFDSEEFFNFLENKNFEMVISSSAMQWSKDLKKLVARLSNVTNTINAVLFTSNTFKSIQAITGNKSPILDTNTIKEAFLHSFNCEFEVYNYNVEFENKKKLFDYIKNSGVSGGTSLSFKDAKKLYKEYTLNYLEFEVIFVKTISKS
- the secG gene encoding preprotein translocase subunit SecG, which gives rise to MTSTLLIVQFVLAIILTITVLLQKSSSIGLGAYSGSNDSLFGAKGPGSFLAKATMAVGLLFVINTLVLGYMYNEQRNKSAVDTVKINSLIPTKPEQKVEQTAPAAPTAPSVPASK